The sequence below is a genomic window from Dyadobacter chenwenxiniae.
ATGCTTCCATTGTCGCGCCTGTTAACTATAAGGATCACGTAACATTCTTGCCGTTTAATGATGTGCAGGCTGCTGAAAACGGCATTACGGATGAAGTTTGCGCGGTGATCGTTGAAGGGATTCAGGGTGTTGGCGGGATTAATGTGAGCTCTGATGAATTTTTGCAAACATTAAGACGTAAATGTGATGAAACCGGCGCTGTGCTGATTTTGGACAGCGTGCAATGCGGTTACGGACGGACCGGGAAATTCTTCTCGCACCAGTTTAGCGGCATTGATCCGGACATCATTTCCATGGCCAAAGGAATGGGTAACGGTTTCCCGATTGGTGGAATCCTGATTTCTCCGAAATTCAAAGCCACTTATGGAATGCTGGGGACAACTTTTGGCGGTAACCACTTGGCTTGTGCGGCGGGCGTCGCGGTCCTGGATATCATGAAGGATGAAAATCTGCTGGAAAATGCGGCGGAAATTGGCGACTATCTCCTAAAAGGAATCGAAGAAATTGGCGGGTATAAAGAGCTGAGAGGCCGCGGGTTGATGATCGGGATTGAGTATGATTTCCCGGTAAAGGATCTTCGGAACAAACTTTTATTCGATTATAAAATGTTCACTGGAGTGGCGGGCGCTAACACCATTCGGCTATTGCCTTCACTTGCTTTGGGCAAGGAAGAGGCAGATCAATTCCTGGAAGCATTGAAAAAAGAGACATCCGTCGCCATTTAATTTAACCTAACCGCCGCAGAAATTACCGAACTGAATGAAACACTTTCTTTCCATAAACGACGTAACCGATCTGAATCAGCTGATTTCAAATGGCATTGCAGCCAAGCGTAATCCGTTTTCTGACCTTGAGTTAGGCAAAAATAAAACCATCGGACTGCTATTTTTCAATTCTAGTTTGAGAACAAGGATCAGCACACAGAAAGCGGCGCAAAACCTTGGGCTTAATGTGATTACGATGAATGTAGGCCAGGATGGATGGGGTCTGGAAATGGAAGAAGGCGTCATTATGAACGGCGATAAAGCGGAGCACGTAAAAGAGGCGGCGGCGGTGATCGGCAGTTATTGTGATATCATTGGAATCCGGTCTTTCGCGGGCTTGCAGGATCGGGATAAGGATTATGCGGAAATTGTTTTTGAGCAGTTCAAAAAATACGCTGAGGTTCCGATTATTAACCTCGAATCCGCCACAAGGCACCCTTTGCAGTCTCTTGCTGATTGCATTACAATCGAAGAATTTAAGGTAAAACAACGTCCTAAGGTCGTTTTGACGTGGTTACCACATTTCAAAGCATTGCCACAGGCCGTTGCCAATTCATTCTGTGAATGGATGAATCCGATGGATGTGGAGCTTGTGATCACGCATCCGGAAGGTTACGATCTTGCTCCCGAATTTGTGGGAAAAGGGCAAGTTATTTATAATCAGGACAAAGCATTGGAAGGCGCAGATTTTGTTTATGGAAAAAACTGGTCGTCTTACCAGCATTATGGCCAGGTTTTAACGAGCGACCCTTCCTGGATGATTACGGAAGCAAAAATGTCCCTTACTGATAATGGTAAATTCATGCATTGCCTCCCATTGCGCCGCAATATGAAAGTGGCGGACGAGGTTTTGGATGGACCAAGATCATTGGTAATTGAACAAGCAGCCAATCGTGAATGGTCTGCACAAGCAGCATTGCGTGAAGTTTTGCTAAATATTTGAAATAATCGAAAGAATGAATACTGATACATTGGCTCAGCCAAACAACACTTCAACAAACTTTAATGCTGTCCGTAAAACCGGTGTCCTCATTGTCAATTTGGGAACGCCGGATAGCCCGTCAGTTCCGGATGTGCGAAAATATCTTCGTGAATTCCTGATGGACGAGCGTGTGATTGATATCCCCTATCTGAACCGCTGGATGCTGATTAACCTGATCATTGCACCATTCAGAGCACCAAAATCTGCTAAAAT
It includes:
- a CDS encoding aspartate aminotransferase family protein; amino-acid sequence: MSHLFDVYPIYDIEPVKAEGSYLWDQHGTKYLDLYGGHAVISVGHCHPYYVDMLTKQLNAISFYSNSVKISLQEELAEKLGALSGYPDYKLFLCNSGAEANENALKLASFHNGRKKVISFTKSFHGRTAGAVAATDNASIVAPVNYKDHVTFLPFNDVQAAENGITDEVCAVIVEGIQGVGGINVSSDEFLQTLRRKCDETGAVLILDSVQCGYGRTGKFFSHQFSGIDPDIISMAKGMGNGFPIGGILISPKFKATYGMLGTTFGGNHLACAAGVAVLDIMKDENLLENAAEIGDYLLKGIEEIGGYKELRGRGLMIGIEYDFPVKDLRNKLLFDYKMFTGVAGANTIRLLPSLALGKEEADQFLEALKKETSVAI
- a CDS encoding N-acetylornithine carbamoyltransferase, producing MKHFLSINDVTDLNQLISNGIAAKRNPFSDLELGKNKTIGLLFFNSSLRTRISTQKAAQNLGLNVITMNVGQDGWGLEMEEGVIMNGDKAEHVKEAAAVIGSYCDIIGIRSFAGLQDRDKDYAEIVFEQFKKYAEVPIINLESATRHPLQSLADCITIEEFKVKQRPKVVLTWLPHFKALPQAVANSFCEWMNPMDVELVITHPEGYDLAPEFVGKGQVIYNQDKALEGADFVYGKNWSSYQHYGQVLTSDPSWMITEAKMSLTDNGKFMHCLPLRRNMKVADEVLDGPRSLVIEQAANREWSAQAALREVLLNI